The DNA sequence AGACACAAGCTTTGGATTGCCGTTGCCAACAAATGTTAGTGGCACATCATGCCAGAGAGCACAGAACCTGATGCCTTTGAACAAGGCACACAATTCCCTCGCCTAATTGGCACATGGATGAAGCTTTGAACAAAAGAAAGCTTGCCTGGGAAAAATGGAGTTGGAATGCTGTTCCTCGTGCCACCAATAATAAGCAGTCGTCTTCCTTTAAGCATGGTTGGGTGCCCCACTATTTTGGAGGAGGAACAAACagcgtgtgtgtgtatatatatatatatatatatgtacacagagCCTGCAGCCAAGCCAAGCTATGAGGAGGGAGGAGAAAAAGGATGACAGCAGAGGCTTCTGGGAGAGGCTGCTCTGCTGCATCTGCGATGCGGTGGAGGCAGCAACAGAAGGAGAGTTTCCACAATCAAAACCCAGCTACCCGCCACCAAAGAAGCAACCTAGCGACGCAAAGAAACCGGAGGACAGCCAAGGCACCAAAGCTTCCGACGACCACCCACCTCCTGCAATTGGCACCTTGAACATGACACTGTCGATCTGTGAGGCAACACATCACACATCTTCCATAAGATTACATAACAGATCATTAACTAGAAATGCTTCTCGATTGATATTGCTTTTTAGCTTTACAGCACTAGCTTGAGCAAAATTACCACACAAATCATAATGGTTTTGTTAACAATACTGATGAAGGAAAATAATCCAACATAAAgattcttcttctcctccaaaATTTCTCTTCAAATGAAATTAATCCAGTGGTTGGAAGTGAATCAATCAATGCCCTGAGTTGGCACCTTCCTTGCTTAGGATGCATCACTCCATATCTTGTGAAGGACATGTTCCTTTCCCCCACGATAGTTTTTAGTCATCTATAAGCATGTCGTGCATGTGGATCCCCGGAGGAGACAACTCTGCTCATTCTTTTCTCTCGGTGCAAGTTTTGAATATGAATGTACTTTAACCTATAATATCTTATACATGCATGCACTACAAAAGAGTCTACAGGAGATTTCAATCCACTCCAAGGACAACATCAAACATGTCACTGTGTGACCAAAGCCATTTCTGAACCTTCATCTTAGAGTACTCACTGATATGCTTGATCGGTGTCTTCGTGACACTTTCTGACGCACACATCTTGATCTCTAGCCATTCCCAATAAGCAATTAGAGTCGACGACATCACTGAAGGCATCTATTATAACTAACAAAGGCGAGGACGAGCAAGCAAAGCCGCCAGCAACAAAGGAATCCCCAGATGGACGGACCAAGCAGAATGGAACGCAGCCTACAGCGGCGAAGGTGAGAATGTTACCATAAAATAGTTACGAAATAAGTTAAATATTAGAATCTGAAATCAAATAGCAATAGATAAAAGTTAGAAGGTGTGTCTTTTTTATATCATTCAAAATATCTTTATTTGATTTGCACTTCATAGTTCGATCCGTAGAACATAATATTCAAAGTGAATTAGATTCGTattcttatttttcttattatatgaTCATTATGAGTAAAAAGAGATGAAAATAAACcaataatatcaataatatcGTGTTGTATGTGGTCATAGGAGATCATCTCTTAGATGAGAATAGATAAATAATCTAGAAGACGAGAGCAAAATGTGGCAAGTGATCAAAACATTCCATCCCATCAAAtgccatattttatttttattatctactaTCTTATAATTCAATGAAAATTATAAtacatcttatctaattaaacagAATCATATTTAAAACAGGAAAACCAACGCCAAGAAAGTCAGCACAAACAAGACGGCGGACAGCCTCAGGGGAATAATTAGATGGAGTGCTCAAGCTGCCCGTCGGTGGTCATACAGGAAGCTTTGCTGCGCGGGTTGTTCGTCTCACGGTTACTGTTTCCACGAAAAGAATGTAATTACTAAGCTGATGGCAGGCAAGAAGATCGAACCTGTCATCCTTTCATGGCTTGATTTGGTTTCTGCCCATCGCTTGTCGAAATAAAAGCTGTAGCTGGAATAACTGTTGATCATGGAAGAGATAAAATAAGCTCTGGCTTGCTGATCTCCTTTTAACATCTGAAGTCTTTGCTTTCCATTCGTAATTCCTATTATTTGGTCCAAAAGAACTCAAGCTATGACATAACATATCACTTCTCTTCCAAGTTTTTGGCCAGTTTAATTCTGCACCTAATCATATAAAACCACAAACAAATCAACATGGAGTTTCACATGAAAACACACACAATATTTATGCTTCTTTTGCCTCATTGGACTGTGCAAAGGCTTCAGTAGCTTCTCTTGTATAACATCTGGGAAAACCTATACTTCTAATTTCCTCTCTACAACATGCAAATCTACATGGATATATATAGCCAACTCGCTGCATATGAACCTTTAGCCTTGTCCTTGGCAATGGCTGAGCACATAGGGCAAGTCTAAGGACAAACAACAATGGACAGATCCATCAAGAACTCCAAAAGAACAGTCAGATGATGTTGTATTGGTTCTGGTGTTCGAGCACTGAGTTGGAGGACGGGAGTGGCAGAGAAGGATGAGTCCCATTTCGTGGTGCATTCACCACAGGATGTGTTGCAGCTGCAACTCCATAACCGGGTGGCGGAATCCATATGCCTCCGAGAACCACAAGCTGGGGAACTCCAGCGCTAGGGTTTTCCACTGtggagcttcttcttcttcttgcatgaAGCCGG is a window from the Musa acuminata AAA Group cultivar baxijiao chromosome BXJ2-1, Cavendish_Baxijiao_AAA, whole genome shotgun sequence genome containing:
- the LOC135598857 gene encoding uncharacterized protein LOC135598857, whose product is MRREEKKDDSRGFWERLLCCICDAVEAATEGEFPQSKPSYPPPKKQPSDAKKPEDSQGTKASDDHPPPAIGTLNMTLSISIPNKQLESTTSLKASIITNKGEDEQAKPPATKESPDGRTKQNGTQPTAAKENQRQESQHKQDGGQPQGNN